gtttagtttctgagaagctaagtttcgtttctgctgaagtcgaaacttgagatatgtggagagaggaggatccaccagatgacgtcaggactaaccagaaagaccggatactagacatatattgcttaaaccccgcctaatccCGCCTATTGCACACCTTCCCCTAATGCActacataatgctgtgtatcaggaaataaagtcagttgctgtgatcgTTGCAaatacttgtagaagcacgagcatgcactgagattgaaccagcactttgtctgactcattcttacccggtaccaatgctcatagtctaatttggaatgactgttgaatgaagggtattgtcgtgacgaccccgacagtagTACATGGGCTAGAAAGCCCTCTGCCTCGATCCCAGCCACCATTACATTTACTTAGTGAgcagttagggagatgtaacgtccctgacTGTGTTTACGGGACCATGTATCGGTGGTtttgtggaccttgccactgatggtgtTGCGCAGTGCACCCCTTATTATAACCACAACATGTGTGTAGGGCAGGGATGGTACACTTGGAAAAGTAGTGATGGCTGGGAACAACACAGAGCCATCATCATCATTTTCATCATCATCCTTGATTCGGCTGATAAGTGCTTCTGTGTGTAAAATGGCCAATGCTCCTTACAGCGTCCCTACAGTCTCAGCTTGCAATGCCCGAAACTCAGAATCGTGTTATCCATCGCTTCTGGCACCATATTTTCCAAAAACAAAGGCTGAATGTTCCTGAATTCCAAAGTATAAGCTATAAGAAGTTTTTCTAGTGTAGTAGGTTCCTTAGCACCCAGGTAGTTGTGGTTGATGGGATTATGGGGCAGAATACAAAATAGATATaattaaataataattttatttctacagcgccaacctattccacagcattttacaattaagtggggacatgtacagacaataaaaacaaaacaaaggaaAACATAGTTCAACAGTTACAAATAATTCATTTGTTATTTAATATGATGATTTTActtctttattttccatctctgatTTCTACTGTGATAGGTTCCCGTGTCTACATGCTCTGAACAGTGTCCTCCAGGTTTCAAAAGAACTCTAAAGCCAGGATCACATAAATGCTGCTTTCTATGTATgaaatgctcagaaggggaaatttCCAATGAAACaggtaaaaaatctaaacataaatTAATTCAAAAATAAATGTGACAAAATTATGATTGTTTAAAAAAGAAGAAAGTTACATGCAAGAGATTGATTGCACTTCCTAAATTTTAATAATATGAATATTTATCAAACAAAcacaaaaatgtataataaaaaacaaatatttaaaaaatgtcgcATTGCATCAGGACATGTTACCTAGGAAATACACAACCCATATGACCAGCATGATAATCAGTATAGCTATGTAAACATAATAAATATCCAAAATAATGTAAATGGACCTTGCCCCTAAAGTGCTATCAAATAGTATTCAAGAAAAAAAAGATTCAGTACACACATCCAGATGATAATATGTAAATAATGCAGTATTGAAACATCAAAAATGAATTAAGCAGTAACATTCGCAATAAACACCTGATGAAATCAACTCCTGCGGCTATACACCAGGAAACCTTAGAGGAAGCCACCATCTATGGTGATACACCTGTGCTtcctaacatttttttttctatgagtTATTTAACTCAGGTGGCTATGCACATGGAAATTtattgcacagtgtatacagttTATATCTCTTATATTGGTTTGATTCTGCATTACCTATTTATTATTATCTGTATGTGAGAATTTGTCACAAATCATTAAGGGATtcatggcacctctgggtctgctgaaatttaaacttttttttcctttggtccagcaagagttaatgtctgtCTCTTTCTGGCACTTTCTTTTAAGGTTGTCAGatgatgttggttggtaaccacttccacctccctttaaatagtcacatgacccacaGGCTGATTGTCGATTATCGGGTTttcttctatgcagaccagctagATGTGTGGAGCTCATCTGTGACTGTGATATTGCCGATGTTTGAGTCCTGTTATCCTGGTGCCATTTACTCTGCTGCCATGGAGCTTAGCAGCACATTCTGTGCTGACTTGTATTCTTTTTGTCTGTCCCTTATTTGTTTCTTTCCCTGTGTAATATCGCTGTAGTGGTGAGGCTggcatccttgccggccagtgaACTAGCCAGGGTTACAGTCAGGGACTATGCACAAGTTGGTGGTGGGGGAAGGACCCACAAAGGGCATTAGGGAAGCTTAGCCACAGACACAGGCTTCTGTCAGGTGTCCCATTCCCATTAGGACCTACCTCTCCTTTTTCCATCCCGTTGTACTCAAATGTTGTGTCGTCCGCCGGACATGCCCGTGAGAGTCTTGCTCCTTTTTCTTTGTTAAATAATATTTCACATCGCTTTAGGGTACTGTCCACTTATATTGATTTTACATATTCATTATATTCATTATGTTTACATGGCTCTATTGGCTGTCATGTTGGTCCTATAGATTGTATCTATTAATTACAGTTTTATTTTTtgttggaaaactcctttaacttAAAAAAAACCCTTAAAGGATTTAATTCTCAAAATGGACTCTTTATAAAATGTATTTTATCGTTCTGGAAATACAAAACCAGTGTAAACCAAAATGGGGCCCTTAAAGCCTAAGGAAAAAGCATTGTAAGTCTCAAAATCTCAATATTGCTCCTGCACTTCCAGACACTACAATCTGTCCTGGCATTAGATTTTAGATTTGTGCCACTTTGAAAAACCTTTCTGAACTCAAGGGAAAATATATGTCTTTTTAAAAGAtgcatttgttaaaaaaaattgaacatttattttttttcactccaGATTTCCATTAAATCATGCATTAAAATTATGGAATTAAAAGCCTGATTTTATCCCGAGATAGATTATTTTAGCATTCTAGTTTTCAAAAATGATTATACCTTAGGGTTTTCTGCCTTTCCGATTGCTTGAGATTGGAGTTGCTAAATGAGTCTTTCAAAAATTTGGACTCTGAAAGCCTTAAGCTCCTTCTTTACTTGCCCAATAAATGTTGAAGTGTATTTCTCCATTTTATTGCTCCGGATCTTCAAAGAGAtgcttttgtgaaaaaagttaaaatgaATTTGTCTTTTATAAAAAGCCATGAAATTAAAGAACTGAATTGATCATATTCACGGATAAATTCCCTGAGTACGGTAGTTTTCATAACGCGGTAGTTTTCAATTTTGGGAAAATTCTTTCATTTCGACATCTCTTGCTCTTTCTACATGGCAAAGTGCTTAAAGCAAAATTGATGATATTTTCAAAATTGCATTATTTTTTAAACCTTTGctcaaaaagtaacaaaaaaggattaaaattaacatcaaaatgaaaaagtcaaatgataaaaatgtatataataaCATTTATACAATAAACTGTATATACTTTATCTTGTAAATTggagtttcagagaaaaatatgtttttcttattttaatataaaaatgtaaacttttttGACATAAACTTATCCTTATGATTAAAATAAAGTACGATGTGTCGTGAGAAAAACAATGTCTGAGTTATTTAGATGAATGAAGTCGTTACTCAGTTGCGTTTTGATGAACTTAGAGATACCAAATTTCTAACATCTGGTTTCATTTTGAACCTCTAAAATGGCTCATTCCAAAGATATTAAGGTTTAgtgttttctttcttcttttttcagACAGTGTGTCATGCCAAAAATGCCCAGAAGATCAGTGGCCAAATGACTTCAATCAATGTGTGCCGAAACCTATTGAATATTTGTCCTACAAAAATGACCCTGCAGTTCTTGTAATTTCTGTAATTTCTGTGTTATGTTTTGttaaaacaactgtaattttggGAATTTTCATTCTGTTTCAAGACACTCCAGTTGTTCAAGCAAATAACCATAACCTGAGCTTCATTCTCCTGGCTTCCATCATGTTGAGTTTCCTCTGTGTATTTTTGTTCCTGGATCGTCCTACACATGTCACCTGCATGCTTCGTCAGACTTCATTTGGGATCATCTTCTCTGTAGCCGTATCTTCTATTCTGGCTAAAACCATCATGGTCTACATGGCCTTCAAGGCCACCAAACCTGGGACTTCTTGGAGAAGATTGATTGGCGTGAGGATTACGAACTGTGTGGTCTTCGTCTGCTCATTTATCCAAGCGTTACTCAGTATCATTTGGTTATCTACTTCTCCTCCATTCCCAGAGATGAACACTCACTTATATGAGGACAAGATCATATTTCAGTGTAATGAAGGGTCAATGTTGGCCTTTTCCATGCTCCTCGGTTATATGGGACTACTTGCTGCCATTAGTTTCATTGTTGCTTTCTTGGCTAGAAATTTACCAGATTGTTTTAATGAAGCTAAGAACATCACATTCAGCATGCTGGTGGTCTGCAGTGTCTGGGTGGCTTTCATCCCATCCTACATGAGTGTTACTGGGAAAAATACTGTTCTTGTAGAAATATTTGCTGTGATATcttcaagttttggcattttaggctgCATATTCTTCCCTAAATGTTACATCATACTGGTGAGACCAGAGTTAAACTCAAAACGTAGTTTATTCAGGCAAATGAAAGCAAACACTAGCACTTGAAATTCTTGCACATAGATATTTGTCCTTTAATTTCGATAAAATGTCCTCCTAAAGAATATGTAAGTAAGGAGGCACCTTGGCTTTATTTAGGGCCATTAAAATTAACACAAGAGAACTGGATATTTAGAAAGTAAGAGCTCTGTACTTTTATCCTTGTTTGTGAAAAATAAGGTATCTGGATACATCAATGCATGCGGGTGTTCTGATTACTTCTCTCAAGTGTATAATGAAAGAAGGGCAGTAAAAGGTAGGAATATCCAAAATATAGGAATCTCCAGCCCAGCACCCAGTAAGTGGAGCAGACAGGCAAGAGGTATAGGTAGGTACAGTTCCATTTTTTAGCCCCCGGGTACAGTACAAATACAAGCTATAACATGCTGCTATCATTGTTGTGTTGAACCAGGCCTGCAATTAAGTGCAAGGAGGAAGTGCATAGTTCAATACAATATATGTCTGTGATAAATTGTTTAAATTGTTTTTTGGGGGGTAATTGTCTGTATGATCTTCTGTGTGTAATTGAAGTTTTtaaggaagaaaaataaaaaaaaaatcaataacttTTTTTCAGCTTTAATTAGTCTTTTCTCTTATTACCTTACAAATTGAAGAGACCCCAATCGAGGCTTACTGAGAAGAGTGAGGATTGCAAATAAGTCCAAGGAGACCGCAAAGTGCAtagataaaaaaatacaaaacttcaACACAAGAACACAAGACACTaagtgtaacgaatggaaacggaggcacagatggtgaaattcacattcgtttttattgaaGTTTAACGTGGAACTTCTGGACCACGgtctggggggctccgaagggggcatgactacgtgagccccagaaacCCGTAGTatgtcccctcgaacagggtcggAATGGAATGCCtgagggacacgggtgctacctccagttagaccccggactcgtGGCATTTGTCCCAGCAAGACAggtggacaagcagggttagcagaAGATGGGGAGCTAGCCAGGTGAAACCAGGCGTACGGGTAAGAGCTGGTACCGGTGAGTCTAGCATTGTCCGGAGAGGAGGATGGCTGACTGACGGGAGGAGACGGGATAGCGTTGATAGAACAGAcgtcgtccaggatagccgggtagcaggtagctgatgatctgtggagacagagagAATAAGTGGAGTACTGGCtgagaacttcagaaacagaagcacgtgctagcaggaaccggaagtaagcaacagtagatacttgttgctccggcaccctccctatgttggaggggctagaaatagtgatcACTAACGCACCAATGAGATGAGGATTGAGCGCACGCATGACCTAAGTACTCTGTCCGGGAACCTGCTGGCTGCGTGCCAAGAAGCAGATGAGGAAGGAGAAGCAGAGGCTGTATCCGGACAGCatggagccggcacagagcgggagtcccgacggggaccccgcgAAGTTACAGGGCCTGGACCGGGAGTAACACTAAGGTTTGGtgatttaatttctttattttactgttcatccatacctcccaacttttgaggaagggaaagagggacaaagtttgcagcGCGCCTAGCGCgctgtggcaaattttaggccacgcccctgGCCAAACCCATTTCACAAATGCCACACCCATATCCAGGCccaaaccacacccatttagcaccgctgatcacactgtttcataaacaataattataaacagaaaagaaaaattatttacaAGTAATTAATTAAAGTATTAATGTAAACTTGGTAATAATATTTCTTTTAAATTAGAATGTAAAGGCTGCACAATACATAACAGATCCACTCTATTAGAAAAAATATCTTTAACAATATTGTGCTTTTGGATAATGGGAGGAATTATAGAATAGTTGACTTATTGTTCTGCTCATCTTCTAAAATCATGAGAAGCATTACCCTCACCTCTCTCAACAGTGAGGTCAAATTAAGCAAAATGACCAGCAGGAGAGTCTGTCACCACAAATCGGCaccaggcagaacaggcaggtagttaactaCATGTCTGTGAATTCTTAGCCCCTTAAGAAAAAAATACAATGGTCCTGGATGGATAACCCCAATTAACCAAGACCACATTATTATTTGTGCTATTTTTGTCCTTAAAGGAGATAATACCTGTCACTTTAAGGggccaatcacaaggcagtggccattAAGTTACGGTTGCCCACCATTGTCCTGCTTATATCTGAccactgcattaaagcagcagagaatATGTTAGGTTGAACATATTAATAAATGTTCGCTTAGTTTCCTACTCCTGTCCTAATAGATATTGATCatgtgcgcactaaagaaataacatatgacacacacagtGAGATGTAAATTCTTCTtggtcaatctatggctcagctacaagggctttatttagtcaggacacagatttatataaccCATGTAAGGGGGactcggttagctttaaaatgggagtgttcggatgcattccattggttagtgggttgggcaatgagcaagtccatcggtggatccatgaggtcatcagggtgggttggtccatgaggtcatcaaggtgggcattactgtgggtggatccatgaggtcatcagggtgggcgtcatcttggatactagcacatggctctgatacaggaaatggcagccatctttagtgtctcactttgatctgagaaagcttatgtaaggttaaacaatacacgttatgggttgcatctctcaatctcttatgtcttgaggttaattaagtatttgatcttatggctcccctcaacagtcccccctaaatactttattaatcttctttttttttcttgatcCCTCCGTGGTTCCCTAACctaccagtgttaagtgtcactatgacatcagaggcttcatgacaatatgGATGCTAttgacaccagagaatgtgtgaccaattatgGCTATATCAGGAGGTATATCGGAGCGAGCTACCCATGTCCTCGGGACTttcctacctgctggatctattactctccaatctcccatctccatggttacataaaatacatatgtgactcaccctgatgtaacacatcctagatctgaccgtctcgcccgggaggagggaattggagttttcaccagtttgagacaagttttcccttgtggaaaacctccctttgtagctggactttgacaagcaggccagatcctactctgtccctaactgtctaacaagtttacaatgtgagagatggattaaatggcgctataacaataaataataataataataagatggatccaggaggcactCAGCAACCCTGaccgaagtaggagtagtcaggagtagggttgagcgaaacgggtcgaacattttcaaaagtcgccgacttttggcgaagtcgagtttcatgaaacccgatccgacccctgtgcgtggtcggccatgcggtacgcgactttcgcgccaaagtcgcgtttcaatgacgcgaaaagcgccatttctcagccaatgaaggtaaacgcagagtgtgggcagcgtgatgacataggtcctggtccccaccatcttagagaagggcattgcagtgattggcttgctgtctgcggcgtcacaggggctataaaggggagttcccgccgaccgccatcttactgctgctgatctgagcttagggagaggttgctgccgcttcgtcagaagcagggatagcgttaggcagggtccattaaccacaaaaccgcttgtgctgtagcgatttccactgcccaacaccaccttcggtgtgcagggacagtggaagctccttttttttttttttttcctcagcgctgtagctcattgggctgccctagaaggctccctgatagctgcattgctgtgtgtacgccgctgtgcaaaccaactgcttttttcaaagcacaaatcctgttgttccttcctttctgcacagctatcttgtttgtttgtccacactttttatttaatttgtgcatcagtccactccttattgctgcctgccatacctggctgagattactgcagggagatagtaattgaaggacagttccttttttttttttttttttttttttgtgggagattaagattgacatttctgctagagtgccatctctgtctgtgtcatctctcactcagtgggccatagaaagcctatttatttttttgcttgatttgggttccaaaagctaccagaaaaaatcacaacatcaatcagtgggagaaaaatattggcctcagggcttgtgtgccactccttactcctgtgtgtgccatctctcactcagtgggccatagaaagcctattaatttttttgcttgatttgggttctaaattctacctgaaaaaatcaataaatcaatcagtgggagattaatattggcctttgggcttgtgtgccagtcctaagcgtgccatctctctctcagatagtgggccatagaaagcctattttttaattattttattgggtttataaattttccctggaaaaaaaaaaaaagtgggagattaatattggcctctgggcttgtgtgccagtcctgagcgtgccatctctctcacaaatagtgggccatagaaagcctatttatttttttggttgatttgggttcataattctacctgaaaaaatcattaaatcaatcagtgggagattagtattggcctttgggcttgtgtgccagtcctaagcgtgccatctctctctctcagatagtgggccatagaaagcctattcattattattttttttattgggtttataaattttccctggaaaaaaaaaaaaatgggagattaatattggcctctgggcttgtgtgccactcctgactcctgtgtgcgtcatctgtcactcagtgggccctagaaagcctattttttgttttatttgttttctaaattctccctgaaacaatcattttattttctttggtttctaaattattcctgaaaaaaatcattttttttgtatttttttttctctcaagtctccctgaaaaaaaaaaaaaaaaataaatctgtgggagattcatattgccccttctgcttgtgtgccagtcttgactcctgggtgtgccatctctctctctctccccaattgtgggccatagaaagcctattaatttttttgcttgatttgggttccaaaatctaccaaaaaaaataactaaatcaatcggtgggagattaatattggcctctgggcttgtgtgccactcctgactcctgtgtgcgtcctctctcactcagtgggccctacaaagccttttttttttttttttttcctaaattctccctgaaacaatcatttcattttatttgttttataaattcttctgtaaaaaatatttttttttaaatttttttttttctgaagtctcccttttaaaaaaaacaaacacaaatcagtttgagataaatatttacatttgcgcttcagtgacagtcctgcgtgtgtgccatctcatttgttgccaacaacaacagagtgtgtaacattgtggctgattttcgttgtggtctcacccacctgtaaaggggtagctaaatcatactgaagttatagctcaccgtgtaagttgtgtgacagcaacaaataccgttcgtttggtaacgtttttaaaacaatgaggaagtctggtggaagaggtcgtggccgggggcgttcattgtcagctggtaatgagggtagtggtagtggtggagcatcaggtgatcgtgggaaaaaaaatattgcacctaagtctggagctgtggagccaggttcaacgtctggctacacaaggcctcgaacgctcccttttctgggagtaggaaaaccgcttttaaagccggagcagcatgagcaagttttggcttatcttgctgactcagcctctagctcttttgcctcctctcgtgaaactggtaaatgtcaaagcagcgcgtcgttagtggatgttcacggtcagggacaagtcacttccttgtcctcttcagcaaaaacaacaacagagaagaatgcagcaggcgacacaacgggttactccatggagctctttacacataccgtccctggcttagaaagtgaagcagttaacagtccatgcccattacaagttgaatctgacatggagtgcactgatgcacagccacagccagactactatcctggtcctttgactcagaccacaacattgccatcgcagggtgctgatcaagaatcagaccctgatgagactatgttgccccatcacgaacgctataccaccgaccgacacggtgacacagacgaagttgcacacgagctacaagaagaggtaatagatgacccagttcttgaccccgattggcagccattgggggaacagggtgcaggcggcagcagttctgaagcggaggaggaggggccgcagcaggcatcaacatcgcaacaggttccatctgccgggcccgtatcttgcccaaaacgcgtggcaaagctaaaacctgttggaggacagcgtggccatccggttaaagctcagtctgcaatgcctgaaaaggtatccgatgctagaaagagtgcagtctggcatttttttaaacaacatccaattgatcagcgcaaagtcatctgtcaaaaatgttcaactaccttaagcagaggacagaatctgaaaagtctcaatacaagttgcatgcatagacatttaaccaccatgcatttgcaagcctggactaactaccaaacatcccttaaggttgtagcaccctcggccaatgaagctagtcagcaacgcaacatcccttccggcag
This region of Ranitomeya imitator isolate aRanImi1 chromosome 1, aRanImi1.pri, whole genome shotgun sequence genomic DNA includes:
- the LOC138657378 gene encoding vomeronasal type-2 receptor 26-like; this encodes MCHSVSCQKCPEDQWPNDFNQCVPKPIEYLSYKNDPAVLVISVISVLCFVKTTVILGIFILFQDTPVVQANNHNLSFILLASIMLSFLCVFLFLDRPTHVTCMLRQTSFGIIFSVAVSSILAKTIMVYMAFKATKPGTSWRRLIGVRITNCVVFVCSFIQALLSIIWLSTSPPFPEMNTHLYEDKIIFQCNEGSMLAFSMLLGYMGLLAAISFIVAFLARNLPDCFNEAKNITFSMLVVCSVWVAFIPSYMSVTGKNTVLVEIFAVISSSFGILGCIFFPKCYIILFNVELLDHGLGGSEGGMTT